From Orcinus orca chromosome 3, mOrcOrc1.1, whole genome shotgun sequence, a single genomic window includes:
- the NEUROG1 gene encoding neurogenin-1 — MPAPLETCLSDLDCASSSSTSDLSGFLTDEEDCARLQQPTSSSGPPMTARKGSPGIPGASDTPRAQDDEQERRRRRGRARVRSEALLHSLRRSRRVKANDRERNRMHNLNAALDALRSVLPSFPDDTKLTKIETLRFAYNYIWALAETLRLADQGLPGGGARERLLQPQCAPCLPGPPSPASDAESWGSGAAASPCAAAASPLSDPSSPAASEDFTYGPGDPLFSFPGLPKDLLHTTPCFIPYH, encoded by the coding sequence ATGCCAGCCCCTCTGGAGACCTGCCTCTCGGACCTCGACTgcgccagcagcagcagcaccagcGACCTGTCCGGCTTCCTCACCGACGAGGAGGACTGTGCCAGGCTCCAACAGCCCACGTCCTCCTCGGGGCCGCCCATGACGGCCCGCAAGGGCTCACCCGGGATTCCCGGGGCGTCGGACACTCCTCGTGCGCAGGACGACGAGCAGGAGCGGCGTCGGCGCAGGGGCCGCGCGCGGGTGCGCTCTGAGGCGCTGCTGCACTCGCTGCGCAGGAGCCGACGCGTCAAGGCCAACGACCGCGAGCGCAACCGCATGCACAACTTGAACGCGGCGCTGGACGCGCTGCGCAGCGTGCTGCCCTCCTTCCCCGACGACACCAAGCTCACCAAGATCGAGACGCTGCGCTTCGCCTACAACTACATCTGGGCTTTGGCCGAGACTCTGCGCCTGGCCGACCAGGGGCTGCCCGGGGGCGGTGCCCGAGAGCGCCTCCTGCAGCCGCAGTGTGCCCCCTGCCTCCCCGGGCCCCCGAGCCCCGCCAGCGACGCGGAGTCCTGGGGCTCCGGGGCCGCCGCCTCCCCCTGCGCCGCTGCCGCCTCGCCACTCTCTGACCCCAGTAGCCCCGCCGCCTCCGAAGACTTCACCTATGGCCCTGGCGACCCCCTTTTTTCCTTCCCGGGCCTGCCCAAAGACTTGCTCCACACGACGCCCTGTTTCATCCCTTACCACTAG